A genome region from Perca fluviatilis chromosome 20, GENO_Pfluv_1.0, whole genome shotgun sequence includes the following:
- the lbh gene encoding protein LBH, whose translation MTEVMINSSPMEDMRLSPSKDRLSFQIFPDPSDFDRCCKLKDRLPSIVVEPTEGEVESGELRWPPEEFLVSEEEEEEEEEERDNGSIQNGQPTQNSQH comes from the exons ATGACTGAGGTGATGATCAACAGCTCCCCCATGGAGGATATGAGGCTCAGCCCGAGCAAGGACAGACTCTCCTTCCAG ATATTCCCAGACCCCTCAGACTTTGACCGTTGCTGTAAGCTCAAGGATCGGCTCCCATCCATCGTGGTTGAGCCTACCGAGGGAGAAGTCGAGAGTGGGGAGCTTCGCTGGCCTCCAGAGGAGTTTCTGGTcagtgaagaggaggaggaggaagaagaggaggagcggGATAATGGCAGCATCCAAAATGGACAGCCAACAC